The DNA window GAGCATTACACGTGGCGTTCATTTGTAACGCAAAAACTAACTTACTCATAATGAAATACCCTGAGTTTGTTCCGGCATATCCATTGCATCTTGTTGTTGCTCGTTTGCTGGATCTTTCTGTTCTTCTGGTGGCTGACTTTGTGCGGCTTGTGGTAATTCCACTTCACGACTTTTCCTATCAATCTCAGTCACATGTGGCGCATCCATTGTCCCTGAAACCTTAAACTTAATTTCAGATATCACTCGTGCGGAGTGCACGACTTTATCTAAAGCGAGCGCAGCCAACCCAGATACCGGATTAACCATCCAAGCAACAATAACAGGCAAACTCGATGTTACTTGAGGCGCAACGGATAAATCATATTCTATTTCTCTCGTGGCTAAATTCGCGTATCCCTTTATGGTAAGGTCCGCGGGAACGCCATCCATTTTTGTATCTTGTGTGTATGCAATCCCTGACTTTATTTGCATCGAGCCCGTTATTTGATTGTAGAAAAAGCCTTTTGAAAACACATCACGAAAATCGAGTTTGAGTTTTCTGACCAATGAATCAAGGCTGAGCAATGAGAATACCCTCGCACCACCATCACTGACTTCGGTAAGATGGCCCTCGCCAAGGCGCCATTTCACTTCGCCACCTAAACTATTAAGGTCGACGTGATAAGGTGCTCCTTGCCAATTTAATGCAAAATTAACATCCGCAGTAGAGTCTTTTACCGTAGTGGTAATATCAAACTCATCGAACAAAGACCCCACATTCTTACTCTCAAGTTTCCCTTTAAACTCAGATATTCCTTGGCTCCACTTTGCTTCACCACGCAAAACGTGTTCTTTCTTATCAACAACCAATTCAGGGATCATCAAATTTTTTCCATCGCCAAATAACGATAGGCTGACTTTGTCGAGTTGATACCCTTTTATTTTACAATCTAAACATTGTGCCTCTACGGCGGGAATGTGTGTTAACCATTCTAAATTCTCAACCGTACCCTGTTTTTCTGTCGTATTTTCTTTAGGTTGTAAGCGTAAATAGTCAATCAACACGCCTATTGGTCTTGAAGAGCCACTCGGCGGCAATGTCGCTTTAGCACGTAACTCTTTTGCCGTTATTGTTGCACCATAACCATCTGGGTCGGGCTTGAGAACAAACTGCGCTTCACTAAAGGGAAGCGGCCCAATATCCAACTGACTAAACTCTCCGTAAACTCGAACAAGTGACGGTAGAATTCCCTGCTCACTTGGTTTTGAACTAACGTCAATCAATCGTTTTAAAAATGGGAACCATGGTTCTAACTGCAGTGATGGCTGATTCACCGAAACAACTAAGCCTTCTTCTGACAAACCTTGATTCTTGTTGCCCACCACAATATTGGCATTACTGATTTTGCCTGTCGCGTTGTCTAGAATGCCATTGAAATACAGCTGATTATTCAATTGAGCTGTAATTAAATTCGAGATGTCGTCACCTTGAATCGACACAGCAAGTGCCTGAGTTTGATCATGACGTTTGGTATAAGGCTGAGGTAATGAAATGGCCATGCCCTTCAGATCTGACGTTGCTTTTGCAGTGTAATGAAACCCTGTCGGTGAAAAGTTCAGTGTTATGTCAGTCTTGATCGCTGTCTCACCCGTAACAAACTTTTGGGTAAGTCCACTCGTTATTTGGTCCAGCTCTTCGTGGTTAGCTGATAACGCACTTTGAATTGCAACCACATAGTCTCGTTGCTTAGTTTGCGCATCTAATGAAACCACGATGGGCATCGTTCGCCACAAGCCACTCAATTCGGAAATTGATAAGTTTTCATCACTGAAGTCGAGACGTCCAGAGACATTGGTTAAAGACATGCCCGGCTGCGTTATCTCTAAGTTATTACTGAGAAAATCCACATTACCCACGGCATTCACATGACTGGTGCGCAAGTCGACAGTCAGCAATACATCGCCACTCACGTTGCCTTGTGGCTTAATCACTTCAAAAACGGGATCTAAATGTTTTGCTAACGGCGTTTGTGAAAAGAAGCTAGGCAGCGT is part of the Pseudoalteromonas xiamenensis genome and encodes:
- a CDS encoding YhdP family protein, whose product is MKFRTISFYLLRKVWQLFAVTLVLLAVVVSALKYSLPYANDYKEDIETLLFDEFGVDIAIGSISASWQGNGPALVLEGLSFADNQSSPIALDIENTSLHINLVESVKTWQLKSNYFVLSGLSANIDASRFNSGSGEFEQQSLLESLFLGETGHFEVKDSQLQIKLPDGKKRTLLVDSLLWQNQPEQHRGYGKIAIPGISEGEFTANLALHGRTFGEVAGDIYFSAQGVDAATWLGPWLDKNKQQVSTDLNATAWLSVSSGRFSTALMQWQPSYIHWQQDNIAQELSLDAGEAQVYFDQNQGWDVAASAWHFSHGGRDYPAIEWQASQQQGKLDVWLKSLSLSLVSELLDFSNQESIKNALAFKPQGMVSAAKIEWQDKANWQAYGSVEELGWQNRDGVPGAQGLSAEIFALPERIRLAVNGENNHLLTGHVFSKAMAYEQLHAVIEARQSNEGWSLQSDDIWFANNELNLAAEWRMDLFGEQLFSLYAELTGGDGKNASQYFPIPVMDTDLIAYLKGAIKSGQHQRSQILLNGNLSDFPFSDKSGQFEVKSELNQVEFAFAPDWPAITNAQVELDFTDEKMTILAKDGQLLNQTIHQPVTVYINDLMHADHLYVDIKTTTESSTLPSFFSQTPLAKHLDPVFEVIKPQGNVSGDVLLTVDLRTSHVNAVGNVDFLSNNLEITQPGMSLTNVSGRLDFSDENLSISELSGLWRTMPIVVSLDAQTKQRDYVVAIQSALSANHEELDQITSGLTQKFVTGETAIKTDITLNFSPTGFHYTAKATSDLKGMAISLPQPYTKRHDQTQALAVSIQGDDISNLITAQLNNQLYFNGILDNATGKISNANIVVGNKNQGLSEEGLVVSVNQPSLQLEPWFPFLKRLIDVSSKPSEQGILPSLVRVYGEFSQLDIGPLPFSEAQFVLKPDPDGYGATITAKELRAKATLPPSGSSRPIGVLIDYLRLQPKENTTEKQGTVENLEWLTHIPAVEAQCLDCKIKGYQLDKVSLSLFGDGKNLMIPELVVDKKEHVLRGEAKWSQGISEFKGKLESKNVGSLFDEFDITTTVKDSTADVNFALNWQGAPYHVDLNSLGGEVKWRLGEGHLTEVSDGGARVFSLLSLDSLVRKLKLDFRDVFSKGFFYNQITGSMQIKSGIAYTQDTKMDGVPADLTIKGYANLATREIEYDLSVAPQVTSSLPVIVAWMVNPVSGLAALALDKVVHSARVISEIKFKVSGTMDAPHVTEIDRKSREVELPQAAQSQPPEEQKDPANEQQQDAMDMPEQTQGISL